A single genomic interval of Spinacia oleracea cultivar Varoflay chromosome 6, BTI_SOV_V1, whole genome shotgun sequence harbors:
- the LOC130462920 gene encoding uncharacterized protein, whose product MAFAKYFLIFTIFFQFGNVALSAKERSGPDYIAQIGLGGSGYTLTNPNTLNNLESLLSDFISNSSLGFFNTFAGDDVRDRIYGYYLCRGDISTRKCNHCLKKIKQHVFDRSTLTFYSNSIVYNRRLRCVVHYANTSTALVYGHNTSVIYEGFGDLLAPNSRYNTTVWNTIGELVNEARFGNWTKTNFATREVDVVGTQGKVYVLVQCTPDISSMNCSNCLSGIRIQPVSTSGTVLTNNCFLKYNDESFFGSGYRSFMPSYFHMFLVLLLTMITAALNQQDISNRSQILPEQLALEGGDFPTLSSKSAIMDTNNKKPRKNNNLPQSAVITPTSVAQPAVKPSLLPVSTSQVTPLTDPPPKTLKSQISIAPPGFEDPNDVIIEDETSMEERAQDSPSPPQIQSNLSALSQRFTPQQLLTASAVMKAMAELSSRRTEGNQIVVTGNRPGVMPVRNLYETLEHEVVLPAQPEPILVQSENPGRRKRHSSRRRERSTRRRESVSEQEGSFPAGRESTPYHEEYIVQSPQPGWNRYEGYLPHQEPMRRTIHPKDSPLCRGILEQPMEKVKMPTCKYNGTTDPENHSTAFEQHMMLYSDSDAMWCKVFQTTLSGVAADWYKKLPAGSIFSFRQIQEDFVRRFISKVERKKTSGELMSISQRPKEPLREYITRFNNESITIPDLQQEIAVLALLRGMQECEFKRYLGRKSFTSLGEALRKANEYIRSDELMLISPMGGNQAVQSAKKDHVPIQQHNYRKDNGRKEGHQQRGGYPNRQQPVGAYQVYTPLNTARATIYAVNKSAAWRKPLPMDAPGNNKNFCAFHNDHGHYTEHCKELKDNIEELVRRGYLSQYRVRQEGQGGNNRQGSSHSHAPYTPTQPGYAQPTGRIEQAPPSRQEIRSLPKTGKDGADRGKRPTVWVISGGPVHGGTVSGVIRNLEEHRHLVSYHSARKWPEPIPLPVIAFTSDDCRGIIYPHDDPLVLELEIANFPVKRCLIDGGSSANIILWEAFTQLNIDHGELTRVSYPVIGFSGASVYPEGSIRLPVQVGRGSSARDLMVDFLVIKVPAAYNVIIGRPFIHDAQAVVSTYHLTMIYLSNLERTERVHGSQETARSCYLTAIKAPGRMVPKTNLAREANMPTKRKRGDLSMESFDERPVCIPRPAADGETREIELVEGVPERTVRIGADMGADQQVNLIGLLRENADVFAFSADEMPGISPDIIVHRLNVDKSVRPIKQKKRNFSSEKNAAIKEEVEKLLEAGFIEVCDYPEWLANVVMVKKSNGSWRMCVDFTNLNGACPKDCYPLPRIDRLVDSTSGHALLSFLDAFSGYHQVSLCKADRKKAAFITDSGVYSYKAMPFGLKNAGATYQKLVDRVFASQKGRNIEVYVDDSIVKSRLASDHIDDLRETFETLRRFRMKLNPKKCVFGVRSGKFLGFLVSERGIDANPDKVDAIMNLPEPGCIKDVQKLTGRMAALTRFISKSADRALPFFNVLKQNKKFKWGETERAAFEAVKRHLQVLPTIARPEEGDICSYTYLLLNTHHILQEAETRYSLIEKLGLAVLIAARKLRPYFDAHGIQVLTNYPLEKAMQKMDTSGRLLKWAIELSEFHMEYRPRMAIKAQALSDFIVEASYQEEEIKEGIWEVAVDGSVTKSGSGAGVIVTSPEGDQFEYAIKFSFQASNNEAEYEAAIAGIQICTAAGARRLRLTTDSQLVANQFSGEYETKEESMKRYAEKLKQSVAQLESFEIKLVPRSENMLADSLSKLASSSALVKSVMMEVMHRRSTEILRNQVMVITSQPEWYDTLWAYKRDGTLPAEKTEARRLIRNSCWFVIIRGQLYKRGFSLPLLRCISAYESARLIEEIHEGVCGNHQGGKTLALKCQRQGYYWPTMLTDAQEYVKKCEKCQVFSAVINRPANDLMPILNPIPFAQWGMDILGPFTTASGGRKFLIVAVDYFTKWIEAEPVAKITANQVKKFIWKNIITRFGLPMAIVMDHGKLDDYKAGWADIVPEILWGNRTTVKEATGESPFRLCFGSEAVIPAEVGLPTFRIQHYEENKNDQLLKQELDLLPEIRLRAEIRSAAYKQHISNAYNKRVKHRQLEVGDLVLRRTAATGKAKVQGKLTPNWEGPYQIWEEIVPGAFRLMDMGGTALKNSWNASVLGKFYV is encoded by the exons ATGGCATTCGCAAAATACTTTCtcatttttacaatttttttccAATTTGGTAATGTTGCCCTTAGCGCCAAAGAGCGTTCGGGTCCCGACTATATTGCACAAATTGGCTTAGGAGGCTCTGGTTATACACTTACAAACCCAAACACCCTAAACAATTTAGAATCTCTCCTCTCCGATTTTATATCAAACTCTTCACTCGGTTTCTTCAATACCTTTGCAGGTGACGACGTTCGCGATAGGATTTATGGATATTATCTTTGTCGAGGTGATATTAGTACTCGAAAATGCAACCATTgcttaaagaaaataaaacaacATGTCTTTGATCGAAGTACACTTACCTTCTACTCCAATAGTATTGTATACAATCGGCGTCTCCGTTGTGTAGTACACTATGCAAACACCTCGACAGCGTTGGTGTATGGCCACAATACTTCGGTTATTTATGAAGGATTTGGGGACCTTTTGGCACCAAATTCGCGATATAACACAACGGTGTGGAACACGATAGGCGAACTCGTTAACGAAGCCCGGTTCGGAAACTGGACAAAGACTAACTTCGCTACAAGGGAAGTTGATGTTGTGGGAACTCAGGGTAAAGTTTACGTACTTGTTCAATGCACGCCTGATATATCCTCTATGAATTGCAGTAATTGCCTAAGTGGAATACGTATTCAGCCAGTTTCTACATCAGGAACAGTTCTGACTAataattgtttcctgaaatacAATGACGAGTCTTTCTTCGGTAGTGGATACCGTAGTTTTATGCCAAGTTATTTTCATATGTTCTTGGTGTTGTTATTGACGAT GATAACAGCAGCACTCAACCAGCAAGACATCTCCAACCGTTCCCAAATCCtaccggaacaattggcgctagaaggaggggacttcCCAACCTTGTCAAGTAAATCAGCCATCATGGATACCAACAAcaaaaaacctagaaaaaacAACAATCTCCCACAATCAGCAGTGATCACACCAACATCAGTAGCACAACCCGCAGTCAAACCTTCTCTCTTACCTGTCTCAACCAGCCAAGTCACACCACTTACCGATCCTCCCCCAAAAACACTCAAGTCACAGATAAGCATTGCCCCCCCAGGTTTTGAAGACCCGAACGACGTGATCATAGAGGACGAAACGTCCATGGAAGAAAGGGCACAGGATTCCCCATCACCCCCACAGATTCAGAGCAACCTCTCGGCGTTGTCCCAAAGGTTCACACCACAACAGCTGCTGACGGCGTCGGCCGTCATGAAAGCAATGGCTGAACTGTCCTCAAGGAGGACAGAGGGAAATCAGATCGTGGTTACCGGCAATCGCCCGGGTGTGATGCCGGTTAGAAATCTCTACGAAACCCTAGAGCATGAAGTGGTACTGCCAGCACAACCTGAACCAATACTTGTACAGAGTGAAAATCCGGGTAGAAGAAAAAGGCATAGCTCTCGGCGCAGAGAAAGGTCCACTAGACGCCGGGAGTCGGTGTCAGAGCAAGAAGGGTCGTTTCCTGCTGGTAGGGAATCGACACCGTATCACGAAGAGTACATCGTACAGTCTCCACAACCAGGTTGGAATAGATATGAAGGATATCTACCTCATCAGGAGCCGATGAGGCGAACCATACACCCCAAAGACTCCCCACTCTGCAGGGGTATACTGGAGCAACCTATGGAGAAAGTAAAGATGCCGACGTGCAAATACAACGGAACCACAGACCCCGAAAATCACTCCACCGCTTTCGAACAACACATGATGCTGTATTCTGACTCAGATGCCATGTGGTGCAAAGTGTTCCAAACCACATTATCAGGGGTGGCAGCCGATTGGTATAAGAAGTTGCCGGCCGGATCGATATTCAGTTTTCGGCAGATCCAAGAAGACTTTGTGAGGCGGTTCATTAGCAAGGTTGAACGAAAGAAAACATCTGGAGAGCTGATGTCAATCTCACAAAGGCCGAAGGAGCCGCTGAGAGAATACATTACTCGTTTTAACAACGAATCCATCACAATACCAGATTTACAGCAAGAAATAGCCGTCTTGGCTCTGTTGAGAGGGATGCAGGAATGCGAGTTCAAAAGGTACCTGGGAAGAAAGTCATTTACCTCGCTGGGGGAGGCCTTGAGAAAAGCAAATGAGTATATCAGGAGTGATGAGCTGATGCTAATATCACCCATGGGGGGAAATCAGGCAGTACAATCGGCCAAGAAGGATCATGTTCCCATACAGCAACACAATTACCGGAAAGATAACGGTAGAAAGGAGGGTCATCAACAGAGAGGAGGATATCCGAACAGACAACAGCCGGTAGGGGCTTACCAGGTGTACACTCCCCTGAACACCGCCAGAGCCACGATCTACGCAGTAAATAAATCGGCAGCGTGGAGAAAACCGTTACCGATGGATGCCCCaggtaacaataagaacttttgtGCTTTTCATAATGATCATGGTCATTACACGGAGCATTGCAAAGAGCTCAAGGATAACATCGAAGAGCTGGTAAGAAGGGGATACCTATCCCAGTACAGGGTTCGACAGGAAGGCCAGGGAGGAAATAACAGGCAGGGCAGTTCGCATAGTCATGCCCCATATACACCTACTCAGCCAGGGTATGCACAGCCCACTGGTAGGATTGAACAGGCACCACCATCCCGGCAAGAAATCCGGTCATTACCGAAAACAGGCAAAGATGGGGCCGATAGGGGAAAGAGACCCACGGTTTGGGTGATCTCTGGAGGGCCCGTGCATGGAGGTACAGTCAGCGGGGTAATAAGAAATCTAGAGGAGCACAGGCATTTGGTGAGTTACCATAGCGCAAGGAAATGGCCGGAACCAATCCCCCTACCGGTCATCGCGTTCACCTCGGACGATTGTCGCGGCATTATATATCCCCATGATGACCCGCTGGTATTGGAACTCGAGATAGCAAACTTCCCCGTCAAGAGATGCCTGATTGATGGAGGCAGCTCTGCGAACATCATATTATGGGAAGCTTTCACCCAGCTGAACATAGATCACGGAGAGTTAACAAGGGTGAGCTATCCCGTTATCGGATTCTCTGGAGCCAGCGTCTATCCAGAAGGCAGTATCCGTCTACCGGTTCAAGTAGGTAGAGGATCATCAGCCAGGGACTTAATGGTCGACTTTTTGGTGATAAAAGTACCAGCAGCGTATAACGTAATAATTGGTCGACCATTCATTCATGACGCACAGGCGGTGGTGTCCACATATCATTTGACCATGATATATCTCTCAAATCTGGAAAGAACAGAAAGGGTACATGGCAGTCAGGAGACTGCCAGATCGTGTTATCTGACAGCGATAAAGGCACCAGGAAGGATGGTGCCGAAAACCAACCTTGCCCGAGAAGCAAACATGCCAACCAAAAGAAAGAGAGGGGATTTGAGCATGGAAAGTTTTGATGAAAGGCCGGTTTGCATCCCAAGGCCAGCTGCAGATGGAGAAACTCGGGAAATTGAATTAGTAGAAGGAGTTCCAGAAAGAACGGTACGAATAGGTGCCGATATGGGGGCAGATCAGCAGGTCAATCTCATCGGCCTGTTACGAGAAAATGCAGATGTCTTTGCCTTCTCTGCAGATGAAATGCCCGGTATCAGCCCAGACATCATAGTGCATCGTCTGAATGTAGACAAGTCAGTCAGGCCGATAAAgcaaaagaagagaaatttcTCCAGTGAAAAAAATGCtgcaataaaagaagaagtggaaAAGCTGCTGGAAGCAGGGTTCATAGAAGTTTGTGATTACCCCGAATGGTTGGCCAATGTAGTCATGGTAAAAAAGTCAAATGGCAgttggcgaatgtgcgtagattttacCAATCTGAATGGGGCGTGCCCCAAGGACTGCTATCCATTGCCACGAATCGATAGGCTGGTAGATTCAACAAGTGGCCACGCTCTTTTGAGTTTCCTGGATGCCTTCTCAGGGTATCACCAAGTCAGCTTGTGTAAAGCCGATAGAAAGAAGGCCGCCTTCATCACAGATTCAGGGGTATACAGCTATAAGGCTATGCCATTTGGGCTGAAGAATGCGGGAGCAACCTACCAAAAGTTGGTGGATAGGGTATTTGCttcccagaaagggaggaacatAGAGGTATATGTGGATGACTCAATAGTTAAAAGCCGATTGGCCAGCGACCACATCGACGACTTGAGAGAAACTTTCGAAACTCTGAGGAGATTCAGGATGAAGTTAAACCCCAAGAAATGTGTATTCGGGGTCCGATCAGGGAAGTTCCTGGGTTTCCTAGTAAGCGAAAGGGGAATCGATGCCAATCCAGATAAAGTAGATGCAATTATGAATCTACCAGAACCCGGTTGCATAAAAGACGTGCAAAAGTTAACAGGAAGAATGGCCGCATTGACCCGGTTCATTAGCAAATCAGCAGATAGGGCGTTGCCCTTTTTCAACGTGttaaaacaaaacaagaaaTTCAAGTGGGGAGAAACAGAAAGAGCAGCCTTTGAGGCAGTAAAACGGCACCTGCAAGTCCTACCCACAATAGCTCGACCAGAGGAAGGGGACATCTGCAGCTATACATATCTGCTTCTCAACACACA ccacatcCTGCAAGAAGCAGAAACGAGGTACTCCTTGATAGAAAAATTGGGGTTGGCAGTATTGATTGCAGCCAGAAAGCTGAGACCTTACTTTGATGCACACGGGATCCAAGTCCTCACAAACTACCCACTGGAAAAAGCAATGCAAAAAATGGACACATCAGGTAGACTCCTAAAATGGGCGATTGAACTATCAGAGTTTCACATGGAATATCGGCCCAGAATGGCTATAAAGGCCCAAGCACTGTCTGACTTCATAGTCGAAGCATCATACCAGGAGGAGGAAATAAAGGAAGGAATATGGGAAGTAGCAGTAGACGGCTCGGTCACCAAATCAGGGTCAGGAGCAGGGGTAATAGTTACCTCACCAGAAGGAGACCAGTTCGAATATGCTATTAAGTTCTCTTTCCAGGCATCAAACAACGAGGCAGAatacgaggccgcaatcgcTGGCATACAGATCTGCACGGCAGCTGGTGCTCGTAGGCTCAGGCTTACAACCGACTCACAGCTGGTAGCAAACCAGTTCTCAGGAGAATATGAAACGAAGGAAGAATCCATGAAACGATACGCCGAAAAGCTTAAACAGTCAGTGGCACAGTTGGAAAGCTTCGAAATAAAATTAGTACCCCGATCAGAGAACATGTTGGCAGACTCCCTGTCAAAACTGGCCAGCTCAAGTGCTCTGGTAAAATCAGTAATGATGGAAGTCATGCATCGAAGGAGCACTGAAATATTGAGAAATCAGGTCATGGTAATCACGAGCCAACCTGAATGGTATGACACCTTGTGGGCATACAAGAGAGATGGAACCCTGCCTGCAGAAAAAACGGAAGCAAGAAGGTTGATTAGAAACTCATGCTGGTTTGTAATCATCAGAGGCCAACTCTACAAACGGGGTTTTAGCTTGCCTCTGTTACGATGCATATCAGCATACGAATCGGCACGACTGatagaagaaatacatgaaGGAGTGTGTGGAAATCATCAGGGAGGAAAAACCCTTGCACTGAAATGCCAAAGGCAAGGATACTACTGGCCGACAATGCTAACAGACGCACAGGAGTACGTCAAGAAATGTGAAAAATGTCAAGTTTTTTCAGCAGTCATCAATCGTCCTGCAAACGATCTCATGCCAATCCTAAATCCAATACCGTTCGCccagtggggaatggacatTCTGGGACCATTCACAACGGCATCCGGTGGAAGAAAATTTCTGATAGTGGCAGtcgattatttcaccaaatggataGAAGCAGAACCGGTGGCAAAGATAACTGCAAATCAGGTCAAAAAGTTCATATGGAAAAATATAATCACCAGGTTCGGATTACCGATGGCAATCGTGATGGACCATGGG AAGCTAGACGACTATAAGGCTGGTTGGGCCGATATTGTTCCAGAGATACTTTGGGGAAACAGAACCACCGTTAAGGAAGCAACGGGAGAGAGCCCATTCCGTCTATGTTTCGGATCAGAAGCAGTGATACCAGCAGAAGTAGGGTTACCTACATTCAGGATCCAGCATTATGAAGAAAACAAGAACGATCAACTGTTAAAGCAGGAGCTGGATCTTCTACCAGAAATCAGACTCAGAGCAGAAATCAGGTCGGCGGCTTACAAGCAGCACATAAGTAATGCCTACAACAAAAGAGTAAAACACAGACAGCTTGAGGTAGGAGACCTGGTGCTCCGCAGAACTGCAGCTACAGGCAAGGCAAAGGTCCAAGGGAAGTTAACCCCAAACTGGGAGGGGCCTTATCAGATATGGGAAGAAATCGTACCAGGAGCTTTTAGGCTGATGGATATGGGTGGAACAGCACTAAAAAATTCATGGAACGCCAGCGTCCTTGGAAAGTTTTATGTGTAG